A stretch of the Planktothricoides raciborskii GIHE-MW2 genome encodes the following:
- the cbiB gene encoding adenosylcobinamide-phosphate synthase CbiB — translation MSVSLGLWHGEKSTILVLAIAAFLDYLIGDPWGWLHPVQVIGWGISRYSQLVLQWFSQPQIRRIAGVGLGIGAIAGTGVITYAIILWARSLHPALSILLEMILLASCFAGRSLRAAAEDVLQPLNSGDLTQARQKLSLYVGRDTENLSETEILRAILETVSENAVDGVMAPLFYAIVGASIPAIGPVPVAIAYKAASTLDSMVGYREEPYKDLGWFSAKLEDLLTWLPCRLTVITIGLIFGNLGKIWQTCQTDATKDPSPNAGWSECAYAVTLGVQLGGTNSYRGVIKNKPFLGQPTHQISPEKIHQALKITRYTFLTWLAIFCLIHIGFTSAIGY, via the coding sequence TTGTCTGTTTCCCTTGGGTTGTGGCATGGGGAAAAATCAACAATCTTGGTTTTAGCGATCGCCGCTTTCCTGGATTATCTGATTGGCGATCCTTGGGGTTGGCTCCACCCAGTTCAAGTGATTGGTTGGGGAATTTCTCGCTATAGTCAATTAGTCTTACAATGGTTTTCCCAACCGCAAATCCGCCGAATTGCCGGAGTGGGGCTGGGCATTGGCGCGATCGCTGGCACTGGTGTGATTACTTATGCCATAATTCTGTGGGCGCGATCGCTTCATCCTGCCCTCAGTATCCTCTTAGAAATGATCCTCTTAGCAAGCTGTTTTGCCGGTCGCAGTTTACGCGCTGCCGCTGAAGATGTGCTGCAACCCCTGAACTCCGGGGATTTAACTCAAGCGCGGCAAAAATTAAGCCTTTATGTGGGACGAGATACAGAAAACCTATCCGAGACAGAAATTCTCCGAGCCATTTTAGAAACCGTCAGTGAAAATGCCGTCGATGGGGTGATGGCACCGCTATTTTATGCGATCGTCGGCGCATCGATCCCGGCGATCGGGCCGGTTCCCGTCGCGATCGCCTACAAAGCTGCCAGTACCTTAGACTCAATGGTCGGCTACCGCGAAGAACCCTACAAAGACCTCGGCTGGTTTAGTGCCAAACTTGAAGATTTGCTCACCTGGCTGCCCTGTCGATTAACCGTCATCACCATTGGCCTAATTTTTGGCAACCTAGGCAAAATCTGGCAAACCTGTCAAACGGACGCCACCAAAGACCCCAGCCCCAACGCCGGTTGGAGTGAATGCGCTTACGCCGTCACCCTGGGAGTCCAACTAGGGGGAACCAACTCTTATCGCGGCGTGATTAAAAATAAACCATTCCTAGGCCAACCAACTCATCAAATTTCCCCAGAAAAAATTCACCAAGCCTTAAAAATCACTCGTTATACTTTTCTCACTTGGTTAGCAATTTTCTGCCTAATTCACATCGGTTTTACATCGGCGATCGGCTATTAA